One segment of Bacillus alkalisoli DNA contains the following:
- the pabA gene encoding aminodeoxychorismate/anthranilate synthase component II, which yields MILMIDNYDSFTYNLVQYLGELGEDLLVKRNDEVTIEDIEELNPEFLMISPGPCSPNEAGISMKVIKHFAGKIPIFGVCLGHQSIAQVFGGDVVRAERLMHGKTSEMFHTEETIFKGLPNPFIATRYHSLIVKKETLPACFDITAWTSEDEIMAIRHKELPIEGVQFHPESIMTNVGKEILQNFIATYKRKNTHASV from the coding sequence ATGATATTAATGATAGATAACTACGATTCTTTTACGTATAACTTAGTTCAATATTTAGGAGAACTTGGGGAAGATTTATTAGTAAAAAGAAATGATGAAGTAACGATTGAAGATATAGAAGAGCTAAACCCGGAATTTTTAATGATATCACCTGGACCGTGCTCGCCTAATGAGGCTGGGATTAGTATGAAAGTTATTAAGCACTTCGCCGGGAAAATCCCAATCTTTGGCGTATGCTTAGGGCACCAGTCGATCGCACAAGTATTTGGAGGAGATGTTGTTCGGGCAGAAAGACTTATGCACGGAAAAACATCTGAAATGTTTCATACCGAAGAAACCATTTTTAAAGGGTTACCAAACCCATTCATCGCAACTAGGTATCATTCTTTAATTGTAAAAAAAGAAACGTTGCCTGCTTGTTTTGACATTACCGCTTGGACAAGTGAGGATGAGATTATGGCCATTCGCCATAAAGAGCTTCCGATTGAAGGGGTGCAATTTCATCCAGAGTCAATCATGACGAATGTCGGCAAAGAAATATTGCAGAATTTTATTGCCACATACAAAAGGAAAAATACACATGCGAGTGTTTAA
- the folB gene encoding dihydroneopterin aldolase gives MDKIFVSGMKFYGYHGVFPEETKLGQRFNVDLEVELDLSKAGESDDLTQSVNYGELYNTCKKVVENETYKLVESVAERIAEEILTSYHLVEKCKVKVIKPDPPIPGHYNSVGVEISRGRL, from the coding sequence ATCGATAAAATTTTTGTAAGTGGAATGAAATTTTATGGATATCATGGAGTTTTTCCTGAAGAAACAAAATTAGGTCAAAGATTTAACGTAGACTTAGAAGTCGAACTAGATCTATCTAAAGCGGGCGAGTCAGACGATCTAACACAATCAGTCAATTATGGTGAGTTATATAATACGTGCAAAAAAGTAGTTGAGAACGAAACTTACAAACTTGTGGAATCTGTAGCAGAAAGAATTGCAGAGGAAATATTGACTAGTTATCATTTAGTAGAAAAATGTAAAGTAAAAGTGATTAAGCCAGACCCACCAATACCAGGACATTATAACTCTGTTGGTGTAGAAATATCACGAGGTAGATTATGA
- the cysK gene encoding cysteine synthase A: protein MVRVANSIDELVGNTPIVKLNRIVEEDMAEVYVKLEFMNPGSSVKDRIALAMINAALAEGLIKEGDTIIEPTSGNTGIGLAMIAAAKGLKTILVMPETMSLERRNLLRAYGAELILTPGPEGMGGAIRKAEEIAKEKDIFMPQQFKNEANPEVHRKTTGLEIVEQMGDQLDAFISGIGTGGTITGAGEVLKKNYPNIKIVAVEPNDSPVLSGGKPGPHKIQGIGAGFIPEILNTKIYDEVIKVQNEEAFEYARLTAKKEGLLGGISSGAAIYAALQVAKRLGKGKKVLAIIPSNGERYLSTPLYQFEE from the coding sequence ATGGTGAGAGTAGCAAATTCAATTGATGAGCTTGTTGGAAATACACCAATAGTAAAACTAAACCGTATTGTCGAAGAGGATATGGCGGAAGTTTATGTAAAGCTAGAATTTATGAACCCTGGAAGTAGTGTTAAAGACAGAATAGCTTTAGCGATGATTAATGCTGCTTTAGCTGAAGGTCTAATTAAAGAAGGAGATACAATCATTGAGCCTACAAGTGGAAATACTGGTATAGGACTCGCGATGATAGCTGCTGCAAAAGGATTAAAGACAATTTTAGTTATGCCAGAGACGATGAGTTTAGAACGCCGGAACCTTTTAAGAGCATACGGAGCAGAGTTAATCTTAACGCCTGGTCCTGAGGGTATGGGTGGCGCAATTAGAAAAGCAGAAGAAATAGCAAAAGAAAAAGATATATTCATGCCACAACAATTTAAAAATGAAGCAAATCCTGAGGTACACCGTAAAACAACAGGTTTAGAAATAGTGGAACAAATGGGAGACCAATTGGATGCCTTCATTTCTGGAATTGGTACAGGTGGAACAATTACGGGAGCTGGGGAAGTTCTGAAAAAGAACTATCCAAACATTAAAATTGTTGCAGTTGAACCTAATGATTCTCCAGTGCTTTCTGGCGGAAAGCCAGGTCCTCATAAAATACAAGGAATTGGCGCAGGTTTCATTCCGGAGATATTAAATACGAAGATTTATGATGAAGTAATAAAAGTACAAAATGAAGAAGCATTTGAATACGCAAGACTAACTGCAAAAAAAGAAGGTCTTCTTGGAGGAATATCCTCAGGAGCGGCTATCTATGCGGCGCTTCAAGTAGCGAAAAGATTAGGTAAAGGGAAAAAAGTACTTGCGATTATCCCGAGTAACGGCGAACGATATTTAAGCACACCTTTATATCAATTTGAAGAATAG
- the folP gene encoding dihydropteroate synthase, with the protein MATRTKSLSNIKCHSHELSFKEKTLIMGILNVTPDSFSDGGRYNEIEAAVHHAKQLIKDGAHIIDVGGESTRPGATIVSEEEELKRVIPIIEALAKEIDVPVSIDTYKAEVAKKAVEAGASIINDVWGAKADPNMAKVAAELNVPIILMHNRDNSQYDDLISDMISDLFESVQLVKDAGVKDEMIILDPGIGFAKSMDDNLAVMRELDRFTSLGYPLLLGTSRKRFIGHVLDLPADARMEGTGATVCLGIERGCHIVRVHDVKEIARMAKMMDAMLEKGGDDDR; encoded by the coding sequence ATGGCAACGCGTACAAAGTCATTATCTAATATAAAATGCCACTCCCATGAATTGTCGTTTAAAGAAAAAACGTTAATTATGGGAATCTTGAATGTCACTCCAGATTCATTCTCTGATGGAGGGCGTTATAATGAGATAGAAGCAGCAGTCCACCATGCTAAGCAACTAATAAAAGATGGTGCTCATATTATTGATGTTGGCGGTGAATCTACTCGACCGGGTGCAACTATTGTTTCAGAAGAGGAAGAGTTGAAAAGAGTCATCCCAATTATCGAAGCACTAGCAAAAGAAATAGATGTGCCTGTTTCTATTGATACGTACAAAGCTGAAGTGGCGAAAAAGGCGGTTGAAGCTGGAGCGAGTATCATAAATGATGTTTGGGGGGCAAAGGCCGATCCAAACATGGCCAAAGTAGCAGCGGAATTAAACGTGCCAATCATTTTAATGCACAATCGCGATAATAGCCAATATGATGATTTAATCTCTGACATGATAAGTGATTTATTTGAAAGCGTACAATTAGTAAAGGATGCTGGGGTTAAGGATGAGATGATTATTTTAGACCCTGGTATCGGTTTTGCTAAATCAATGGATGATAATTTGGCAGTAATGCGTGAATTGGACCGTTTTACTAGTCTCGGATACCCATTACTGTTAGGTACTTCTAGAAAACGATTTATAGGACATGTATTAGACCTTCCTGCTGATGCAAGAATGGAAGGAACAGGGGCAACGGTCTGTTTGGGTATAGAAAGAGGTTGTCACATCGTTCGAGTGCACGACGTAAAAGAAATAGCGAGAATGGCCAAAATGATGGATGCAATGTTAGAGAAAGGGGGAGATGACGATCGATAA
- the pabC gene encoding aminodeoxychorismate lyase, which yields MRVFKDGEILSVDKATVSVMDHGFMYGVGLFETIKVIQNNPILLEEHLVRLKDSLDSVFVQWDYSESEVRDAIKKTLRANQLTDAVIRLNVTAGVAEWGLPTEHYEQPSTIIYARPLPPMTQESKEACILKIKRNTPEGPFRLKSHHYLNNLLAKRELVSRPSNTEGIFLTEEGYVAEGIISNIFWVKNGKVFTPCISTGILNGITRQLVIHLLKLLNIEVEEGFFKKESLLNSDEVFFTNSVQDVTPVKKLESKMFDASNFSIVQKLQGILKECPSSIAYVKDIKEIKIDGNAYKVII from the coding sequence ATGCGAGTGTTTAAAGACGGAGAGATATTATCGGTTGATAAAGCAACTGTTTCTGTTATGGATCACGGATTTATGTATGGAGTTGGCTTATTTGAGACGATAAAAGTAATACAAAATAACCCTATTTTATTAGAAGAACATCTCGTTAGACTAAAAGATAGTCTGGATAGTGTATTTGTTCAATGGGATTACTCTGAAAGCGAAGTAAGAGATGCTATAAAGAAAACATTAAGGGCAAATCAGTTAACGGATGCGGTCATTCGCTTAAATGTAACGGCGGGTGTAGCAGAGTGGGGGCTGCCTACGGAACATTATGAACAACCTAGTACTATTATTTATGCCCGGCCATTGCCTCCTATGACGCAGGAATCCAAAGAAGCTTGTATTCTTAAGATAAAACGAAATACTCCAGAAGGACCATTTAGATTAAAATCACACCATTACTTAAATAACCTTCTTGCAAAACGAGAATTGGTAAGTAGGCCTAGTAATACAGAGGGCATCTTCCTTACTGAGGAAGGGTATGTAGCAGAAGGTATTATCTCAAATATATTTTGGGTAAAGAATGGCAAAGTATTTACACCATGTATTTCCACGGGAATATTAAATGGGATAACGAGACAGTTGGTAATCCACCTATTAAAATTACTAAACATTGAAGTAGAAGAGGGGTTCTTCAAAAAAGAGTCACTATTAAATAGTGATGAAGTGTTTTTTACGAACTCTGTTCAAGATGTAACGCCTGTAAAAAAACTTGAATCAAAAATGTTTGATGCATCGAATTTTTCGATTGTTCAAAAACTACAAGGGATTTTAAAAGAATGTCCATCATCGATCGCTTACGTTAAAGATATAAAGGAGATTAAAATAGATGGCAACGCGTACAAAGTCATTATCTAA
- a CDS encoding peptidyl-prolyl cis-trans isomerase translates to MQKLSNMKKEALWLLIFGLIIINCLTIAFLTKPFSFNKTSEAVAIATNYSEVVALVGDKPISKMDLLLQLENRYGNEELEDLINKEVINQMADKYDVTIPNSVINLEWKMYKTMTASQHNTNYSEGALKEDFKTNVLLEELLVKDVQISDEALRAYYEENKFLFQFNDNYLLSHIVLDSREEAERVLGELNNGSSFQALAMEVSLDDFTAYQGGNIGFINTDDTLFPKMYFQQAEALEVGQWSEILEVKESFMWGNPNNNSGPQYVILYLTDKLDAFHYSYEEVKGHIRRKVALEQMPHAVSATVFWDEVGVEWNTEN, encoded by the coding sequence GTGCAAAAATTATCTAATATGAAAAAAGAAGCTTTATGGCTCCTTATTTTTGGACTAATTATAATAAATTGCTTAACTATCGCATTCTTAACAAAACCCTTTTCTTTTAACAAAACGTCCGAAGCAGTTGCAATAGCGACCAATTACAGTGAAGTAGTCGCTCTAGTCGGTGATAAGCCTATATCCAAAATGGACTTACTACTTCAATTAGAAAATAGATACGGGAATGAAGAGCTTGAAGATTTAATTAATAAAGAAGTAATAAATCAAATGGCTGATAAATACGATGTAACGATACCTAATTCCGTAATAAATCTCGAATGGAAGATGTACAAAACTATGACTGCCTCTCAACATAATACAAACTATTCAGAGGGTGCATTGAAAGAAGATTTTAAAACTAACGTGTTACTTGAAGAACTATTAGTTAAAGATGTACAGATCTCAGATGAAGCATTACGAGCTTATTATGAAGAGAATAAATTTTTGTTTCAGTTTAATGATAACTACCTACTGTCACATATTGTTCTAGATAGTAGAGAGGAAGCAGAAAGAGTGTTAGGTGAGTTAAATAATGGCTCTAGCTTCCAAGCTTTAGCGATGGAAGTATCCTTAGATGACTTTACTGCATATCAAGGTGGGAATATAGGCTTTATTAATACAGATGATACGTTATTTCCTAAAATGTATTTTCAACAAGCAGAAGCTCTCGAAGTTGGTCAATGGAGTGAAATCTTAGAGGTGAAAGAATCGTTTATGTGGGGGAACCCTAATAACAATTCAGGTCCGCAATACGTTATTTTATATTTGACTGATAAGTTGGATGCTTTTCACTATTCTTATGAAGAAGTAAAAGGTCATATTAGAAGAAAAGTTGCTTTAGAACAAATGCCACATGCCGTATCGGCAACGGTATTCTGGGATGAAGTTGGGGTTGAATGGAATACAGAAAACTAG
- a CDS encoding anthranilate synthase component I family protein, whose protein sequence is MKKFPVGTKLAYDQEQFFQQYKSLAKDKPYHVILESGRGGRYCIAGLDPIAIVKGKGSTLHIQYMDGNKEEILGNPLDNMKVWMQQHEGEALEGYPSFNGGAIGYVSYDSVRYIENIPVLAEDDLHIPDLYFLLFDDVFIYDKELKVLNIIVQGNKGDTTILNERLTEYVSMWSENADSVSYPFEGQIQSAENINREVSFTEHSFVKAVEKVQNYISKGDVFQVNLSVRQAEALKTHPMEIYTELREVNPSPYMGYLQLPEFQLISASPELLVKREGTEISTRPIAGTRSRGKDEKEDMDLAKELIENEKERAEHVMLVDLERNDLGRVAEFGSVEVNEFMVIEKYSHVMHIVSNVRGTLQQGKDAFDLIKATFPGGTITGAPKIRTMEIIEELEPVRRSVYTGSLGWIGYNGDMELNITIRTMLAKDGRAYVQAGAGIVIDSVPEREYKESLKKAAALWRAKELSEQEKK, encoded by the coding sequence GTGAAAAAATTTCCAGTAGGAACGAAGTTGGCTTATGATCAAGAACAATTTTTTCAACAATATAAAAGTTTAGCCAAAGATAAACCGTATCATGTCATTTTAGAGAGCGGAAGAGGCGGTCGATACTGTATCGCTGGTTTAGACCCTATTGCAATCGTAAAAGGCAAAGGATCTACCCTACATATTCAGTATATGGATGGTAACAAAGAAGAAATATTAGGCAATCCTTTAGATAACATGAAAGTATGGATGCAACAACATGAAGGAGAGGCACTAGAGGGATATCCTAGCTTTAACGGTGGGGCAATTGGATATGTTTCTTATGATAGTGTGCGTTACATTGAGAACATACCCGTTCTAGCCGAAGATGACTTACATATTCCAGACTTGTATTTTTTATTGTTTGACGATGTTTTTATTTATGATAAAGAGTTAAAGGTGTTAAATATAATAGTACAAGGTAATAAAGGAGATACAACTATATTAAACGAAAGGTTAACTGAATATGTGAGTATGTGGAGCGAAAATGCAGATTCTGTTTCTTACCCTTTTGAAGGCCAAATACAAAGTGCTGAAAATATAAACAGAGAAGTGTCCTTTACAGAACATTCTTTCGTAAAAGCAGTTGAAAAGGTGCAAAACTATATTTCCAAAGGAGATGTTTTCCAAGTAAATTTATCTGTTCGACAAGCAGAAGCACTAAAAACGCACCCAATGGAGATTTATACGGAACTTCGAGAAGTAAACCCTTCACCTTACATGGGGTATTTGCAACTACCAGAATTTCAACTTATAAGTGCCTCACCTGAACTTTTAGTGAAAAGAGAAGGGACGGAAATTAGCACAAGACCAATTGCCGGGACACGTTCTAGAGGTAAAGATGAAAAGGAAGATATGGATCTTGCAAAAGAGTTAATAGAAAACGAAAAAGAGCGTGCGGAACATGTCATGTTAGTGGATTTAGAACGTAATGACCTTGGAAGGGTTGCCGAATTTGGTTCTGTTGAAGTGAATGAATTCATGGTAATAGAAAAATACTCCCATGTCATGCACATCGTATCCAACGTAAGAGGAACCTTGCAACAAGGTAAAGATGCATTTGACTTAATAAAAGCAACGTTTCCAGGTGGAACTATTACAGGTGCTCCAAAAATAAGAACAATGGAAATTATTGAAGAATTAGAGCCAGTTAGAAGGTCTGTCTACACAGGTTCACTAGGCTGGATTGGATACAATGGAGATATGGAATTAAACATTACTATCCGCACGATGCTCGCAAAGGACGGAAGAGCATACGTACAAGCGGGGGCTGGAATTGTTATTGATTCTGTACCGGAACGAGAATATAAAGAGTCTCTTAAAAAGGCTGCAGCTCTATGGAGAGCGAAAGAACTAAGTGAACAAGAGAAGAAATGA
- the dusB gene encoding tRNA dihydrouridine synthase DusB produces the protein MLKIGDITMKNQVVLAPMAGVCNAAFRLTVKEFGAGLVCAEMVSDKAILYKNAKTMGMLYIDEREKPLSLQIFGGEKDTLVEAAKFVDKNTTADIIDINMGCPVPKITKCDAGAKWLLDPKKVYEMVAAVVDAVDKPVTVKMRTGWDEEHIFAIENAQAIERAGGQAVAVHGRTRAQMYEGHADWNIIRDVKQAVNISVIGNGDVQTPQDAKRMIEETGVDGVMIGRAALGNPWMIYRTVKYLETGELLGEPSVREKMDVCKLHMDRLVDLKGENVAIREMRKHAAWYLKGIRGNAIVRNAINEMNTRAEMASLLDQLVEEMEEKEAANAQVV, from the coding sequence ATGTTGAAAATTGGCGATATTACAATGAAAAATCAAGTAGTTCTTGCACCGATGGCTGGAGTTTGTAATGCAGCATTCCGCTTGACGGTAAAAGAATTCGGAGCAGGTTTAGTTTGTGCAGAAATGGTAAGTGACAAAGCAATCCTTTATAAAAACGCTAAAACGATGGGAATGTTATATATCGATGAGCGTGAAAAGCCTTTAAGCTTACAAATATTCGGCGGTGAAAAGGATACACTAGTGGAAGCGGCCAAATTTGTAGATAAAAACACTACAGCTGATATTATTGATATAAATATGGGGTGCCCAGTACCTAAAATCACAAAATGTGATGCAGGTGCAAAATGGCTATTAGACCCTAAAAAAGTATATGAGATGGTAGCGGCAGTTGTTGATGCAGTAGACAAACCAGTAACAGTTAAAATGCGTACAGGTTGGGATGAGGAACATATATTTGCAATCGAAAATGCCCAAGCGATTGAACGTGCAGGAGGCCAAGCGGTAGCTGTCCACGGACGTACTCGTGCACAAATGTATGAAGGACATGCCGATTGGAACATCATTCGAGATGTAAAGCAAGCTGTAAACATCTCTGTTATTGGAAATGGCGACGTGCAAACACCTCAAGATGCAAAACGTATGATAGAAGAAACTGGTGTAGATGGTGTAATGATCGGTCGTGCCGCACTTGGTAACCCATGGATGATTTATCGTACGGTCAAATATTTAGAAACTGGCGAACTTCTTGGCGAACCATCGGTGCGTGAGAAAATGGACGTGTGTAAGTTACACATGGATCGCTTAGTTGACCTGAAAGGGGAAAATGTAGCGATTCGTGAAATGCGTAAACACGCGGCTTGGTACCTAAAAGGTATCCGAGGCAACGCAATAGTCCGAAATGCTATTAATGAAATGAACACAAGAGCGGAAATGGCTAGTTTATTAGATCAACTAGTTGAAGAAATGGAAGAGAAAGAAGCAGCTAATGCACAAGTAGTTTGA
- the folK gene encoding 2-amino-4-hydroxy-6-hydroxymethyldihydropteridine diphosphokinase gives MRNVVYIALGSNIGERHETLKSTIELIDSHLDIELLKCSSIYETEPVGYVEQPSFLNMVIKVKTNLSAIDTLTFLQHVEHNFGRKREEKWGPRTLDLDILLYNQENIETDVLIVPHPRMWERSFVLVPLIEIADEQDIPKYIDKKTLLELQDREGVQVWKPKSGEDEFGHTEN, from the coding sequence ATGAGAAATGTAGTTTATATTGCATTAGGCTCCAATATAGGGGAAAGGCACGAGACTTTAAAGAGTACGATCGAGCTCATTGATTCCCATCTAGACATAGAGTTATTGAAATGTTCTTCTATTTATGAAACGGAACCTGTAGGGTATGTAGAACAGCCTTCATTTTTAAACATGGTAATTAAAGTAAAAACAAACCTATCAGCAATTGATACATTAACATTTCTACAGCATGTAGAACATAATTTTGGAAGAAAAAGAGAAGAAAAGTGGGGTCCGAGGACTTTAGACCTTGACATTTTACTGTATAACCAAGAAAATATTGAAACGGATGTGCTTATTGTGCCACACCCTCGAATGTGGGAAAGGTCATTTGTTTTAGTACCTTTGATTGAAATAGCGGATGAACAAGATATCCCTAAATATATAGATAAAAAGACTTTACTTGAATTACAAGATAGAGAAGGGGTACAAGTATGGAAGCCGAAAAGTGGGGAAGACGAATTCGGGCATACCGAAAATTAA
- the lysS gene encoding lysine--tRNA ligase translates to MSHEELNDQLLVRREKLAKLREIGMDPFGGKFERTNQSSELFEQYGEISKEELSEKNLSVTIAGRIMTKRGKGKAGFTHIQDLTGQIQLYVRKDAVGDEAYEIFNTADIGDIVGVTGEVFKTNVGELSIKATSFELLTKALRPLPEKYHGLKDVEQRYRQRYLDLITNPESKQTFIARSKIIQAMRRYLDDHGYLEVETPMMHSIAGGASARPFVTHHNTLDMTLYMRIAIELHLKRLIVGGLEKVYEIGRVFRNEGVSTRHNPEFTMIELYEAYADYKDIMSLTENLVAHIAKEVNGKTVVQYGEYEVDLTPEWKRLHMVDAVKEATGVDFWQQMSDEEARQHAKDHGVDVTEHMQFGHILNEFFEQKVEETLIQPTFIYGHPVEISPLAKKNAEDPRFTDRFELFIVGREHANAFTELNDPIDQKERFEAQLVEKEQGNDEAHEMDHDFIEALEYGMPPTGGLGIGIDRLVMLLTNAPSIRDVLLFPQMRHK, encoded by the coding sequence ATGAGTCATGAAGAATTAAATGACCAATTGCTTGTCCGCAGAGAGAAGCTTGCAAAGTTAAGAGAAATAGGAATGGATCCTTTCGGAGGGAAATTCGAACGTACAAACCAATCAAGTGAATTATTCGAGCAATACGGTGAGATTTCAAAAGAAGAGCTTTCTGAAAAGAATCTTTCCGTTACAATTGCTGGACGTATTATGACAAAGCGTGGCAAAGGTAAAGCTGGCTTCACACATATTCAAGATTTAACTGGTCAAATTCAACTTTATGTTCGTAAAGATGCTGTTGGCGATGAAGCGTATGAAATCTTTAACACAGCTGATATTGGAGATATCGTAGGGGTTACTGGTGAAGTCTTTAAAACAAATGTTGGAGAGCTTTCTATTAAAGCTACTTCATTTGAACTATTAACAAAGGCTCTTAGGCCTCTTCCTGAAAAGTACCACGGACTAAAAGATGTAGAACAAAGGTACCGTCAACGTTATCTAGATCTAATTACAAATCCAGAAAGTAAACAAACTTTTATTGCTCGCAGTAAAATCATTCAAGCGATGCGTCGTTATTTAGATGATCACGGTTATTTAGAAGTAGAAACTCCGATGATGCACTCTATCGCTGGTGGAGCATCAGCAAGACCGTTTGTGACACACCACAATACGCTAGATATGACTCTTTATATGCGTATAGCTATCGAGCTTCACTTAAAGCGACTAATTGTAGGTGGACTTGAAAAGGTATACGAAATTGGACGAGTATTCCGTAACGAGGGTGTTTCTACTAGGCACAATCCAGAATTCACGATGATTGAACTTTATGAAGCGTATGCAGACTATAAAGATATCATGAGCTTAACAGAAAACTTAGTTGCACATATTGCAAAAGAAGTAAATGGCAAGACGGTAGTGCAGTACGGTGAATATGAAGTAGACTTAACTCCTGAGTGGAAGAGGCTACACATGGTCGATGCAGTTAAAGAGGCCACAGGTGTAGACTTCTGGCAACAAATGAGTGATGAAGAAGCTCGTCAACATGCAAAAGACCACGGAGTAGATGTAACAGAACATATGCAATTTGGTCACATTTTAAATGAATTCTTTGAGCAAAAAGTAGAAGAAACACTGATTCAGCCTACTTTTATTTACGGACACCCAGTGGAGATTTCTCCTTTAGCTAAGAAAAATGCAGAAGACCCAAGATTTACAGACCGTTTCGAATTATTCATAGTAGGTCGTGAACATGCGAATGCATTTACAGAGCTTAACGATCCAATTGATCAAAAGGAACGTTTTGAAGCTCAATTAGTAGAGAAAGAACAAGGGAATGATGAAGCTCACGAAATGGATCACGACTTTATTGAAGCGTTAGAATACGGTATGCCACCAACAGGTGGACTAGGTATTGGGATTGACCGTCTAGTAATGTTATTAACAAACGCTCCATCTATCAGGGACGTATTATTATTCCCGCAGATGAGACATAAATAA
- the hslO gene encoding Hsp33 family molecular chaperone HslO has protein sequence MSDYLVKALAFNGQVRAYAAKTTETISEAQRKHGTWPTASAALGRAMTATVMMGAMLKGENKLTVKIDGGGPIGIILVDSNAKGQVRGYVTNPQTHFDLNQFGKLDVARAVGTNGTLSVVKDIGMREHFSGQTELVSGELGEDFTYYLVSSEQVPSAVGVGVLVNPDNTILAAGGFIIQLLPGTDDETITEIEKKITNMTPVSKLIEKGLSPEGLLEEILGKDNVKVLEKMPVEFKCKCSKERFESAIISLGKEEIKDIIEEDGQAETSCHFCNTSYTFKKQELNDMLEQAKG, from the coding sequence ATGTCAGACTATCTAGTAAAGGCATTGGCCTTTAACGGACAAGTACGTGCTTACGCAGCAAAAACAACCGAAACAATTTCTGAGGCACAACGTAAACATGGAACGTGGCCAACTGCCTCCGCAGCTTTAGGGAGAGCAATGACTGCTACTGTCATGATGGGTGCTATGTTAAAAGGAGAAAATAAACTAACAGTAAAGATAGATGGTGGTGGCCCAATCGGTATCATTTTAGTTGATAGTAACGCAAAAGGGCAAGTGCGTGGCTATGTAACAAACCCGCAAACACATTTTGATTTAAACCAGTTTGGAAAGTTAGATGTGGCAAGAGCCGTTGGTACGAATGGCACGCTTTCTGTTGTCAAAGATATTGGGATGAGAGAGCATTTTTCTGGCCAAACGGAACTCGTTTCTGGGGAACTTGGAGAAGACTTTACGTATTATTTAGTTTCTTCTGAGCAAGTACCTTCTGCTGTAGGTGTAGGGGTATTAGTTAACCCTGATAATACAATATTAGCTGCAGGAGGCTTTATTATTCAGTTACTACCAGGTACTGATGATGAAACGATTACGGAGATAGAGAAAAAAATTACAAACATGACACCTGTCTCTAAATTAATTGAAAAAGGTTTAAGCCCTGAAGGATTATTAGAAGAAATACTAGGAAAAGACAATGTCAAAGTATTAGAAAAGATGCCGGTGGAATTTAAGTGTAAATGTTCTAAGGAACGCTTTGAAAGTGCAATCATTTCACTCGGTAAAGAAGAAATAAAAGATATTATTGAAGAAGATGGACAAGCGGAAACAAGTTGTCATTTCTGTAATACTTCATATACTTTCAAGAAGCAAGAGTTGAATGATATGTTAGAGCAAGCGAAGGGGTAG
- a CDS encoding helix-turn-helix domain-containing protein: MEAEKWGRRIRAYRKLKGYTQETFAKNLGVSVSVLGEVERGNRNPSEDFILSVAKELKVTIEELTPPDLS; encoded by the coding sequence ATGGAAGCCGAAAAGTGGGGAAGACGAATTCGGGCATACCGAAAATTAAAAGGTTATACACAGGAAACGTTTGCGAAAAACCTAGGTGTATCTGTTTCTGTTTTAGGTGAAGTAGAACGAGGTAATCGAAACCCGTCAGAAGACTTCATTCTTTCCGTTGCGAAAGAGCTAAAAGTTACAATTGAAGAATTAACACCACCAGATTTAAGTTGA